A window from Gottschalkiaceae bacterium SANA encodes these proteins:
- a CDS encoding permease: MDPFTLAMWVITLVLFFIALLKDQEKTLQSMKKSKGMMGNMLGSIISIILLIGLVLTLIPPETIEKALGSSNQVLSSIIAAVAGSITLIPAFVAFPLVGSLVDAGASIVPGVAFLTTLTMVGVVTFPLEKQEFGTKFAITRNGISFIFALVIAIGMGVLL, translated from the coding sequence ATGGATCCATTTACACTTGCCATGTGGGTTATTACCCTCGTATTATTCTTTATCGCTCTTTTAAAAGATCAAGAAAAGACACTGCAGTCCATGAAAAAATCAAAGGGCATGATGGGCAATATGCTAGGCTCAATCATCTCCATTATTCTCTTGATCGGACTGGTACTTACACTAATTCCGCCTGAAACTATTGAGAAAGCTCTTGGTTCATCCAATCAAGTCCTTTCCAGTATCATCGCAGCCGTCGCAGGGAGCATTACATTAATCCCGGCCTTTGTCGCTTTTCCCCTTGTGGGTTCCTTGGTTGACGCTGGTGCTAGCATCGTTCCCGGAGTTGCCTTCTTGACAACCTTAACCATGGTTGGTGTAGTTACCTTCCCATTGGAAAAACAGGAGTTTGGTACAAAGTTCGCCATCACCCGGAATGGGATTAGTTTCATCTTTGCACTAGTTATTGCTATTGGTATGGGGGTACTCTTATGA
- a CDS encoding IS110 family transposase, with protein sequence MIYVGIDVAKDKHDCFIVNSDGEVIKDVFTFKNNLEGFTQFFSAIPDVPLDKIKVGLEATGHYSINLTNFISNHHLPLVILNPLQTNLFRKAQTLRKSKTDKIDAKLIALMLQTGNFESHTNLSYHLAELKSLTRHKSRIKENLSKYKISLVRMTDIMFPELASVVYSINQTSTYAILRAFPSTQAIASAHLTKLTTLLHHASHGKYGKIKALEIRQAARISIGSESRALSFELIQIVHFIEYYKQEIAQIDKEIKSIMDELESPILSFPGISYGLGSVILAEVGDIRRFSSPAKLLAFAGLEPSTHESGKFVGSNMRMVKRGSPYLRWALLEAARLVAMREQTFKDYYQKKKAEGKHHYVALSHVAKKLVRVLYHILVNNLTFQPQI encoded by the coding sequence ATGATTTATGTTGGCATCGATGTTGCCAAAGACAAGCACGATTGCTTTATCGTAAACTCGGATGGTGAAGTTATCAAAGATGTTTTTACTTTCAAGAACAATTTGGAAGGTTTCACGCAGTTTTTCTCTGCGATCCCCGATGTTCCTTTGGACAAAATAAAGGTGGGACTAGAAGCTACTGGTCATTACAGCATTAATCTCACGAATTTCATTAGCAATCATCACCTACCACTAGTAATTCTCAATCCGCTTCAAACCAACCTTTTCAGAAAAGCTCAAACGCTTAGAAAAAGCAAAACGGACAAGATCGATGCTAAACTTATCGCTTTAATGTTGCAAACGGGTAACTTCGAATCCCACACAAATTTATCATATCATCTGGCAGAATTAAAGTCACTCACTCGACATAAATCTAGAATTAAAGAAAATCTCTCCAAGTATAAAATTTCACTGGTACGAATGACAGATATTATGTTTCCAGAACTTGCTTCGGTTGTTTATTCGATCAATCAAACGTCGACCTATGCGATTCTAAGAGCTTTCCCGTCTACACAAGCGATTGCTTCTGCTCACCTTACCAAACTCACAACCCTACTGCATCATGCGTCTCATGGCAAATATGGCAAAATTAAGGCACTTGAAATCCGACAAGCTGCGAGAATATCCATTGGCTCTGAGAGCCGTGCACTCAGCTTTGAACTCATCCAGATCGTGCACTTTATCGAATACTACAAGCAAGAAATTGCTCAGATTGATAAAGAGATCAAATCTATCATGGATGAATTGGAAAGCCCGATCCTGAGCTTCCCAGGTATCTCTTATGGATTGGGATCTGTCATCCTAGCTGAGGTTGGCGATATTCGAAGATTCTCTTCTCCAGCTAAGCTGCTAGCCTTTGCTGGTCTGGAGCCCTCCACTCATGAATCAGGAAAATTTGTGGGATCGAACATGAGAATGGTAAAACGCGGGTCACCATATTTGCGATGGGCACTTCTTGAAGCTGCTAGACTCGTTGCTATGAGAGAGCAAACTTTTAAAGACTATTATCAGAAAAAGAAAGCTGAAGGTAAGCATCATTATGTTGCTCTGTCTCATGTCGCAAAAAAACTTGTCCGTGTTCTTTACCACATTTTAGTCAATAATCTAACTTTTCAACCTCAAATTTAG
- a CDS encoding Crp/Fnr family transcriptional regulator: MKREIDQIQMIPLMSVFTREEISKFLDSGEFRIVTYKKNTVVHLEGEPCSKLEILMSGEVVVDRIDEDGNILSISRFREEEVLGGPLLFASNSDYILTVSAVQNTTLLEISKQCIFELCFSNQSFLEMYLQMISNHASLLGNKLKNHVERSLREKILEFLQVQTHRQGVEKIKLMESKKALAERFGVQRTSLSRELKKMKDEGLIDYDIKWIQMLK; this comes from the coding sequence ATGAAAAGAGAGATTGATCAGATTCAAATGATTCCCTTAATGAGTGTATTCACGCGCGAGGAGATTAGCAAGTTTTTAGACTCTGGAGAATTTCGTATTGTGACCTATAAGAAAAATACGGTGGTTCATTTGGAAGGCGAGCCATGTAGCAAACTCGAGATTCTTATGTCAGGTGAGGTTGTGGTTGATCGAATTGATGAGGATGGAAATATTCTTTCGATCAGTCGCTTCCGAGAGGAAGAGGTACTGGGGGGGCCCTTGTTGTTTGCTAGTAATTCGGATTATATTTTAACGGTCAGCGCCGTTCAAAATACAACTTTGCTGGAAATCTCAAAACAATGTATTTTCGAGCTGTGTTTCTCCAATCAAAGTTTCCTCGAAATGTATTTACAAATGATTTCGAATCATGCTTCTCTTTTGGGCAACAAACTAAAAAATCATGTGGAAAGGAGCCTGCGAGAGAAAATTCTTGAGTTTTTGCAGGTGCAAACACATCGACAAGGGGTTGAAAAAATCAAATTAATGGAATCAAAAAAAGCCTTAGCTGAGAGATTTGGGGTTCAGCGGACTTCCCTTTCTAGAGAATTGAAAAAAATGAAGGATGAAGGCTTGATCGATTATGACATAAAATGGATTCAAATGTTAAAATAG
- a CDS encoding ECF transporter S component codes for MNSSNTRNMILSGFFIAIGLLLPAIFHLFGGAGKIFLPMHIPVLIAGFFLPPFYAATVGLITPLLSSALTGMPVFYPILPIMMAELMVYGLVISLLSQNRLKNIWGRLIVGMIAGRVVAGLIVFVLAIGFGLKMNPMIYMQGALITGLPGLVIQFLLIPSLVILIQNRNQTIKKDHL; via the coding sequence ATGAATTCTTCTAATACAAGAAATATGATCCTCAGTGGATTTTTTATCGCCATCGGACTCTTACTCCCCGCGATTTTTCATCTCTTCGGCGGTGCGGGAAAGATCTTCTTACCTATGCATATCCCTGTACTAATTGCCGGTTTTTTCTTACCGCCCTTCTATGCAGCGACTGTCGGCCTGATCACACCACTTCTCAGTAGCGCTCTGACAGGAATGCCCGTCTTTTATCCGATTCTACCGATTATGATGGCAGAACTGATGGTCTATGGACTGGTGATTAGCTTGTTGAGTCAAAACCGCTTGAAAAATATCTGGGGACGTCTAATTGTCGGCATGATTGCTGGAAGAGTCGTTGCAGGACTCATTGTTTTTGTCCTTGCCATTGGCTTTGGATTAAAAATGAATCCAATGATTTATATGCAAGGAGCTTTAATCACAGGGCTTCCAGGATTAGTCATTCAATTTCTCCTGATTCCCTCTTTGGTCATCCTCATTCAAAACCGCAACCAGACAATTAAAAAGGACCATCTATAA
- a CDS encoding YbaK/EbsC family protein — translation MSKETVLQQFFEQDLDLKITEFGESTATVELAAQAIGVEPAQIAKTMGFRLKDQSIVIVSKGDARIDNKKFKSTFATKAKMIPFAEVESITGHPAGGVCPFGLKDGVGIYLDESLKEFDLVYPAGGTPNTAVKITVDQLAHVTKGTWIDVCKNSEGK, via the coding sequence ATGAGTAAAGAAACTGTACTACAGCAATTTTTTGAGCAGGATCTCGATTTGAAAATCACCGAGTTCGGTGAAAGTACAGCAACCGTTGAATTGGCTGCCCAAGCCATTGGTGTTGAGCCGGCGCAAATTGCAAAAACCATGGGTTTTCGACTCAAGGATCAATCGATCGTAATTGTCTCAAAGGGTGATGCTCGAATCGATAATAAGAAATTCAAATCCACCTTCGCCACCAAGGCAAAAATGATACCTTTCGCCGAAGTCGAATCCATTACAGGACATCCAGCTGGCGGGGTTTGCCCCTTCGGCCTAAAAGATGGTGTCGGCATTTATCTGGATGAATCCTTAAAAGAATTTGACCTTGTCTATCCAGCCGGTGGTACACCCAATACGGCTGTTAAGATTACAGTCGATCAACTTGCTCATGTAACAAAGGGCACCTGGATTGATGTCTGCAAGAACTCGGAGGGAAAATAG
- a CDS encoding nitroreductase family protein, which yields MIKAIQERRSVRKFTKQMIDDSKIEILLRAAMQAPSAANQQPWEFFVARKPETKERLSKLSPYAGSIADAPVAIVILANTERLKFPEHMEQDMGAATENLLLQAVEMDLGAVWLGVAPNVDRMKHVRTLLNLPENLLPYAVVPVGVPDGMGNHFVDRFDASRIHFETVD from the coding sequence ATGATTAAAGCAATTCAAGAAAGAAGAAGTGTGCGGAAATTCACAAAGCAGATGATTGATGATAGCAAGATTGAAATTTTATTGCGTGCCGCTATGCAGGCACCTTCTGCAGCGAATCAGCAACCGTGGGAGTTTTTTGTGGCAAGAAAGCCAGAAACAAAAGAAAGATTGTCGAAGTTGAGCCCATATGCAGGATCAATTGCTGACGCACCTGTGGCAATCGTGATATTGGCAAATACAGAACGTTTAAAGTTTCCTGAACATATGGAGCAGGATATGGGTGCAGCAACCGAGAACCTCTTGTTGCAAGCGGTCGAAATGGATCTAGGTGCTGTTTGGTTGGGAGTAGCTCCAAACGTGGACCGCATGAAACATGTGCGCACGCTATTGAACTTGCCTGAAAACTTACTGCCATATGCGGTTGTGCCGGTAGGCGTGCCTGATGGCATGGGGAACCATTTTGTAGATCGATTTGATGCAAGCCGCATCCACTTTGAAACTGTAGATTGA
- a CDS encoding MFS transporter produces the protein MNNKERNVYLMYAIIFMQGFVFYGPVATIYRQARGLSMSEIFIIESMALLLILIFEVPWGWFADRFGYKRTLIIVNGLYFISKIIFYQAQGFEGFLLERVILALVIAGLSGCDAALIYASIKEDQAQTVFGRYSAMGTLGFLLACFASSWIVKISIDATAFFTIFPYGIAMIFTFFLVEVEFEKKDTKKLKENMRLAFADRSIVFLVVAMALMVEIFQAATVFLNQLQYQKAGIPVHYFGWILAGIQVVRLFSAKTKRVTDRWGNMSTLFILSTLVLVSCVGLVVTSQAVLSVLAILFISVSLAIMGPVEMDLKNKAIHTADRATILSIYSMIASLIGVGGNIIIGKAADHSVEMGFVICALMGGLALIAMFFFKRENEKIDKLLRE, from the coding sequence TTGAATAACAAGGAAAGAAACGTATATTTGATGTATGCGATTATCTTTATGCAAGGTTTTGTCTTTTATGGCCCCGTGGCGACGATTTATAGACAAGCGCGGGGTCTTTCGATGTCCGAAATATTTATTATTGAATCGATGGCTTTATTGTTGATTTTGATTTTTGAAGTGCCATGGGGCTGGTTTGCCGATCGGTTTGGCTATAAACGAACATTAATTATTGTAAACGGTCTCTATTTTATTTCAAAAATTATTTTTTATCAGGCACAGGGTTTTGAGGGATTTTTATTGGAGCGGGTAATCCTGGCCCTTGTAATTGCTGGATTGTCTGGGTGTGATGCGGCCTTAATCTATGCGTCCATCAAAGAGGATCAAGCACAAACTGTTTTTGGACGATATAGCGCAATGGGTACGTTGGGATTTTTGTTGGCTTGTTTTGCATCTTCGTGGATTGTGAAAATATCTATTGATGCAACTGCTTTTTTCACCATCTTTCCCTATGGAATAGCCATGATTTTTACCTTTTTTTTGGTGGAAGTAGAGTTTGAAAAAAAGGATACGAAAAAGTTAAAGGAGAATATGAGATTGGCCTTTGCCGATCGTTCCATTGTTTTTTTAGTGGTTGCCATGGCACTTATGGTTGAGATCTTTCAAGCAGCGACTGTGTTTTTAAATCAATTGCAGTATCAAAAAGCTGGGATTCCCGTGCATTATTTTGGTTGGATCCTAGCAGGTATACAAGTGGTTCGCCTTTTCTCGGCGAAAACGAAAAGGGTAACAGACCGATGGGGTAATATGTCGACCCTTTTCATTCTGAGTACGCTTGTTTTGGTAAGCTGTGTGGGTTTGGTGGTTACAAGTCAAGCTGTATTGAGTGTTTTGGCGATTCTCTTCATTTCGGTCAGTCTTGCAATCATGGGACCTGTGGAGATGGATTTGAAGAATAAGGCGATTCATACAGCCGATCGCGCAACCATCCTTTCGATTTATTCGATGATTGCGAGTTTGATTGGTGTGGGTGGAAATATCATCATCGGAAAGGCTGCAGACCATTCCGTTGAAATGGGGTTCGTAATTTGTGCCTTGATGGGTGGCCTTGCCTTGATTGCGATGTTCTTTTTTAAGCGAGAAAATGAAAAGATAGATAAACTTCTACGCGAGTAG
- a CDS encoding PD-(D/E)XK nuclease family protein yields MDIMKRMSNLIKDPDLERLDIEMNTPNFFQILKVERKEIRHSNFLAWLLDPNGSHGLSELFTKWFLRDIFSNDKVNWMTEFDVEDLNFNQMIIKREWRSIDVLIEMPEFIVAIENKVDSGEHSDQLRRYRETVKRFYPDRKHAFVFLSPTNLIPVDEEDSQRYIIYSYENLRRNIEILLDVNTERISEKVGFYLKDYLTILRRDIMKDHESIELAKKLYQNHKEAFDFIFENRPDQLSEAGEIVKRVIEEEGYHLCACNKGYARFLPKSLVSVIPRNGRGWSSKESFLFEVDYWPKKISMRAIIAPGNESTREALIDIISRIEGAKIPRGKQFLSYFSVITKIDVTAETYEDEEKLAEAFRKFLRKNDELIGRIEKSILENKNIVMKK; encoded by the coding sequence TTGGATATCATGAAGCGAATGAGTAATTTGATTAAAGATCCGGATTTAGAACGATTGGATATTGAAATGAATACCCCAAATTTTTTCCAGATATTAAAAGTGGAACGGAAGGAGATTCGCCATTCTAATTTTTTGGCTTGGCTGCTGGATCCCAATGGCAGTCATGGACTGTCTGAATTATTTACGAAATGGTTTCTTCGGGATATCTTTTCGAATGACAAAGTAAACTGGATGACGGAATTTGATGTTGAGGATTTAAACTTTAATCAAATGATCATCAAGAGAGAATGGCGAAGCATTGATGTCTTAATTGAGATGCCTGAATTTATTGTCGCCATTGAGAATAAAGTTGACTCGGGAGAACACTCCGATCAATTGCGTCGGTATCGAGAAACGGTGAAACGATTCTATCCGGATCGAAAGCATGCTTTTGTCTTTCTATCTCCGACAAATCTGATTCCTGTTGATGAAGAAGACAGCCAACGATATATCATTTATTCCTATGAGAACCTCCGACGAAATATTGAAATTTTACTGGATGTGAATACGGAGCGTATTTCTGAAAAGGTTGGATTCTATCTGAAGGATTATTTAACGATTTTGAGGAGAGATATTATGAAGGATCATGAAAGCATCGAGCTGGCGAAAAAACTGTATCAAAATCATAAGGAAGCTTTTGATTTTATCTTCGAGAATCGACCGGACCAACTCTCTGAAGCGGGTGAAATCGTTAAAAGGGTCATCGAAGAGGAAGGATATCATTTGTGCGCTTGTAATAAGGGATACGCGCGTTTTTTACCAAAATCATTGGTTTCTGTGATTCCACGAAATGGAAGAGGGTGGAGTAGTAAGGAAAGCTTCTTATTCGAGGTGGATTATTGGCCAAAGAAAATTAGCATGCGTGCTATTATCGCACCCGGGAATGAATCAACACGCGAAGCTTTAATTGATATTATTTCTCGTATTGAAGGAGCAAAAATACCGCGTGGAAAACAGTTTTTAAGCTACTTTAGTGTGATTACCAAGATTGACGTTACGGCAGAAACCTATGAGGATGAAGAAAAACTGGCTGAAGCTTTTCGTAAGTTTTTAAGAAAGAACGATGAGCTGATTGGAAGGATTGAAAAATCGATTTTAGAAAATAAGAATATAGTGATGAAAAAGTAA
- a CDS encoding BglG family transcription antiterminator, with amino-acid sequence MKERQIELLMKLIDSTQPITYQELADYFHVSRRTVRYDIETIDVFLYANDFKTIEKKPHIGVFLNQKMDRLELISKIESEKISHEYVCSAYERKKRIALELLKGSGFIRISELEEIADVSRSTVKNDLKLVKSWLSQADVNVESVANHGIRITGEENKIRFAIVQLIYNYFNQEDISGSSVRVILRKEELLKDEFIKRIISKRELNFIEQNLRTAEDALDIVFTDTAFVTIIIYVVIAMYRMKMKKYIKYPENGLRRISRTTEFTVALNVVNRLDKFFRIGITNDEVAALTDYILQANYSTNNVVLDKNYVELQMMVQMMINEISVETDSRIEEDQLLFDGLIKHLKPAIYRLENDMQYLNPLKDEIKERYQQLFYQVKEALNQVEEYVKKICCDDEIAYFTLHFAAALERLSSQNNELKKILLVCGTGNGSVHLLSSRLRSEFSIELVGSVAYHQIKKAVRENVVDLIVSTVPLDQRIMGVATVTVSPLLDIKDLKKLQQYLSKNGIPRQVEDQDGSLEMMLRNEVFFEEMIMLIRQETHILDEQKLKISIEGLMNRWTTKPEKRSKNIGLMDILNDRLVEIDVEAADWKEAVEIAGNKLLAEGCIEQRYIDHMIESVEEIGPYIVIYEGIAMPHARIQDGVNKLGVSFVRLLNPVCFGNPDNDPVDLIFALCTIDKSSHIQAVTELGALCTDEKVLKKIREEKNVDEILKIISSKVDPKKQRLPH; translated from the coding sequence ATGAAAGAGCGTCAGATTGAACTACTTATGAAATTGATTGACTCAACACAACCAATTACATACCAAGAATTGGCAGATTATTTTCATGTAAGTCGTCGAACTGTTCGCTATGACATCGAAACAATTGACGTGTTTCTTTATGCGAATGATTTTAAGACGATTGAAAAAAAGCCGCATATAGGCGTGTTTTTAAACCAGAAAATGGACCGCCTTGAATTGATAAGCAAAATTGAGAGTGAGAAGATTTCGCATGAGTATGTGTGCTCTGCTTATGAACGCAAAAAACGAATTGCTTTAGAGTTATTAAAGGGAAGCGGGTTCATACGGATTAGTGAGTTGGAAGAAATTGCTGACGTGAGTAGAAGCACGGTGAAAAACGACTTGAAATTAGTTAAAAGCTGGTTATCTCAAGCAGATGTCAATGTTGAATCGGTAGCAAACCATGGGATCCGTATTACTGGTGAAGAGAATAAAATCCGTTTTGCGATTGTTCAATTGATTTACAATTACTTTAACCAAGAGGATATAAGTGGTAGTTCTGTTAGAGTGATATTACGGAAAGAAGAACTTCTAAAAGATGAATTTATTAAACGAATAATTTCAAAACGCGAATTAAATTTTATTGAGCAAAATTTGCGTACTGCAGAAGATGCTTTGGATATTGTCTTCACGGATACAGCCTTTGTTACAATTATTATTTATGTGGTTATTGCGATGTATCGTATGAAAATGAAAAAATATATAAAATATCCTGAAAATGGACTTAGACGAATTTCGCGAACTACTGAGTTTACAGTTGCACTTAATGTTGTCAATCGCTTAGATAAATTTTTTAGAATTGGGATAACCAATGATGAAGTAGCAGCTTTAACAGACTATATTTTGCAAGCAAATTATTCTACGAACAATGTAGTGTTGGATAAAAACTATGTTGAATTGCAAATGATGGTGCAAATGATGATTAATGAAATTTCAGTTGAAACGGATTCAAGGATTGAAGAAGATCAGTTGCTTTTTGACGGGTTGATCAAGCATTTAAAACCTGCTATTTATCGATTGGAAAATGATATGCAGTATTTAAATCCATTAAAAGATGAGATTAAAGAGCGATATCAGCAGCTGTTTTATCAAGTAAAAGAAGCACTCAATCAAGTTGAGGAATATGTGAAGAAGATTTGTTGCGATGATGAGATTGCATATTTCACATTGCACTTTGCTGCAGCGTTGGAACGGTTGTCTAGCCAGAATAATGAGCTAAAGAAGATTCTATTGGTATGCGGTACGGGGAATGGTTCAGTTCATTTACTCAGTTCTCGTTTGCGGTCAGAGTTTTCCATAGAGCTTGTTGGTAGTGTGGCATATCACCAGATAAAAAAAGCAGTTAGAGAAAACGTAGTTGATCTTATTGTATCTACAGTTCCATTAGATCAGAGAATAATGGGAGTTGCTACAGTAACGGTTAGCCCCTTATTGGATATAAAAGATTTGAAAAAATTACAACAGTACCTTTCTAAAAATGGGATACCAAGACAAGTCGAAGATCAAGATGGTTCATTAGAGATGATGCTGCGCAACGAAGTGTTTTTTGAAGAGATGATCATGCTAATCAGGCAAGAGACACATATTCTTGATGAGCAAAAATTAAAGATTTCAATCGAAGGATTAATGAATCGATGGACAACAAAACCTGAAAAAAGATCAAAAAATATTGGTTTGATGGATATTTTGAATGATCGTCTAGTGGAAATTGATGTGGAAGCAGCTGATTGGAAAGAGGCTGTAGAAATTGCTGGAAATAAATTACTTGCTGAAGGATGTATTGAGCAGCGATATATCGATCATATGATTGAATCCGTTGAAGAAATTGGGCCATATATTGTGATATACGAAGGGATTGCCATGCCTCATGCTCGCATACAAGATGGTGTGAACAAATTAGGAGTTAGTTTTGTACGACTACTCAATCCTGTGTGTTTTGGAAATCCTGATAATGATCCTGTGGATTTGATATTTGCTCTATGTACAATCGATAAATCATCTCATATTCAAGCGGTTACTGAATTGGGAGCATTGTGTACAGATGAAAAGGTGTTGAAAAAAATTCGAGAGGAAAAAAACGTTGATGAAATTTTAAAAATCATAAGTAGCAAAGTAGATCCCAAAAAACAGAGATTGCCACATTGA
- a CDS encoding PTS galactitol transporter subunit IIC — protein MLQSVLNVFSWLLSQGAPIIVPVSVIILGLVFQAPKEKVFAGALRMGVGFTALFALVGVIFSALGPAANQMATRFGLVFTVTDLGWPTQSGIVFAIPWAMAAIALFIVLNAILVALGVVKTLNVDFNNHWIFVFYMGATYYMTGSWLLTVLVGLIFWFVSLKMADWIYPMIDAYYDMPMDGITITHAYSILWAPIGFLLDKFWDMIPGIRNVQWDPESIKEKWGFFGEPVFIGWIIGLFVGIVAYFEWIPTGAQVSAALGLAFTVSFFMLLLPRAAELIVAGMAPLSDAVRVFVTKKMPGRDFHLGLDAAILVGAPEHVAIGVLTTPIAFLIAFLLPGNNMLPMGDVAGLFIFICVFITNTNRGNIFRGLLNSALILIPVSFWIGSTMSVANMAIVEGTGFVLPEGAGMISSLCVGTTPVGFALYQVSSFVAGIGSSKDLMIGAAVLGVFAAVWYLMRNRPVEYARELRGEQTGIEDSEVS, from the coding sequence ATGCTTCAATCTGTTTTGAATGTTTTTTCTTGGTTATTATCGCAAGGGGCTCCAATAATTGTTCCGGTTTCAGTAATTATACTTGGTCTGGTATTTCAAGCACCTAAAGAGAAAGTATTTGCTGGTGCTCTCCGAATGGGGGTTGGATTTACAGCTTTATTTGCTTTAGTTGGGGTTATATTTTCTGCATTAGGACCAGCGGCTAATCAAATGGCTACACGATTTGGATTGGTATTTACCGTTACTGACCTTGGATGGCCAACGCAATCAGGTATTGTATTTGCAATACCATGGGCAATGGCAGCAATCGCACTTTTTATTGTTCTAAATGCGATTTTAGTTGCTTTAGGTGTTGTGAAAACGTTGAATGTTGATTTTAATAATCATTGGATTTTTGTGTTTTACATGGGTGCGACATATTATATGACGGGTAGCTGGTTGTTAACAGTACTAGTAGGTTTAATTTTCTGGTTCGTATCCTTAAAGATGGCGGATTGGATATACCCAATGATCGATGCATATTATGATATGCCGATGGATGGAATTACAATTACCCATGCATATTCGATCTTATGGGCACCTATCGGTTTTTTGCTTGATAAATTTTGGGATATGATTCCAGGAATTCGAAATGTTCAATGGGATCCTGAGTCAATAAAAGAAAAGTGGGGATTCTTTGGAGAGCCAGTTTTTATTGGTTGGATTATTGGATTATTCGTTGGAATTGTAGCATACTTTGAATGGATTCCAACAGGGGCTCAAGTGAGTGCTGCATTAGGTTTAGCTTTTACAGTTTCATTTTTTATGTTGTTATTGCCAAGAGCGGCGGAACTAATTGTTGCTGGAATGGCACCATTATCAGATGCTGTTCGGGTTTTTGTAACAAAGAAGATGCCAGGTCGAGATTTCCATCTTGGATTGGATGCCGCCATCTTGGTCGGCGCACCGGAGCATGTTGCGATTGGGGTATTGACAACACCGATTGCATTTTTGATTGCTTTCTTACTGCCAGGAAATAATATGCTTCCAATGGGTGATGTTGCAGGGTTATTTATTTTCATCTGTGTTTTTATTACAAATACAAATCGAGGAAATATTTTTAGAGGTTTGTTAAATAGTGCTTTGATATTGATTCCAGTTTCATTTTGGATTGGATCAACGATGTCAGTTGCAAATATGGCAATTGTTGAAGGTACAGGCTTTGTTCTTCCAGAAGGTGCTGGAATGATTTCATCGTTATGTGTTGGGACTACACCTGTTGGATTTGCACTATATCAAGTAAGTTCATTTGTTGCGGGAATTGGAAGCTCTAAGGACCTTATGATAGGTGCTGCGGTACTCGGAGTTTTTGCCGCTGTATGGTATTTGATGCGGAATCGACCAGTTGAATATGCACGTGAATTACGAGGTGAACAGACTGGAATAGAAGATTCGGAAGTAAGTTGA
- a CDS encoding PTS sugar transporter subunit IIA yields the protein MSRVSLSGIVSPSNIRLKKSVENREEAIRLAGEVLIDNGIVENSYVDAMVDSCNELGPYIVLVPGVAIPHARPECGANKVGISIVTLNKPIVFGNEENDPVHTVIAIASDNNENHIGIISSLSKFLMDSKRVELLRVAENPKEAIDAVLG from the coding sequence ATGAGTCGAGTGTCGCTTTCGGGAATTGTGAGCCCGAGTAATATTCGATTAAAAAAATCCGTTGAAAATCGAGAGGAAGCAATTCGATTGGCGGGTGAAGTACTTATTGATAACGGCATAGTAGAAAATAGTTATGTTGATGCGATGGTTGATTCTTGCAATGAACTGGGTCCATATATCGTACTAGTACCTGGAGTGGCAATACCCCACGCAAGGCCGGAGTGTGGTGCAAATAAAGTGGGAATCTCGATTGTTACGTTAAATAAACCGATTGTTTTTGGAAATGAAGAAAATGATCCCGTGCATACTGTTATTGCAATTGCATCGGATAATAATGAAAATCATATCGGGATTATTTCCAGTCTTTCGAAATTCTTAATGGATTCGAAAAGAGTCGAGTTATTGAGAGTTGCAGAAAATCCTAAAGAGGCAATAGATGCGGTATTAGGATAA